The Sesamum indicum cultivar Zhongzhi No. 13 linkage group LG9, S_indicum_v1.0, whole genome shotgun sequence genome segment ATAAGTGTCTATAAATACCTCATATCCATGCAaccaaaattccaagaaaatacaaattggAACAATAAGTTTGTGATCCCTCCCAAAACTATGACACCTTCTAGAGTACTTTTGTTCCAATTCTACCCTCTCCTTCTTCTCCCATTACTCCTGCAATCAGTCTCACACAAAATCCCAAGACTCTCTCCCCACAACAAAGAAGCATTGATCTTGAGAAACCCTGATGACGTCATCTCTACATCAGCCatttcaaaagattttaaGACACATTTCTACTCACAAACTCTTGATCATTTTAACTATGCCCCTCAGAGTTATGCCACTTTCAGACAAAGATATGTTGTGAATTCTAAGTATTGGGGTGGCCCAACCTCAAATTCCCCCATTTTTGCTTATCTTGGAGCAGAAGCACCACTGGATGAAGACCAGGAAGTTATTGGTTTTCTTAATGATAATGCTCCTCATTTCAAGTCTCTTTCAGTTTACATTGAGGTAAAAGTATTGATCATTTTAAAAGTTCAGAGGGCCAAATTgccaaactttttttttttttttaatatttttcaggggtttttgcatataattactattttaattgGTAGGCCTGTtgcatttatcaaatttttttatacaccCCTCCATTCTAAAAAAGCAATATTTAGATGGCATAGTTGatcaatcaattaaactattttttttaagtataatagtaaaatataacatgATCAATCTTTTTGGAAAGATTAGTCGAATGATATGTCGACGGACATGACAAATACTGATAGTTTGAAGGTTAAGTAATGTCAgttatttataacataattgATGTGATATATATGTCAGAATAATGTCAAAAGCAAGcaatttttgcttttcatttaGTGGAAGAAAATTGAAGATGGAGTTTGTACGATATTATTGATTGGTTTGGTGTTGGTTTAGCATCGATTTTATGGAAAATCAGTGCCTTTTGGAAAAATGGAGGACGCCATGAAAAATGCTACGCTGCGTGGGTATTTTAGCTCAGCTCAAGCTATAGCTGATTATGCAGAGATTTTGTTGCACGTAAAGCATAAGTTTGCAGCACATTATTCTCCAATTATTGTCGTTGGAGGATCCTACGGAGGAAGTGAGTTcattattagtatatatgcaatgttttttcaattaaaatcttttattgtaAATCAATACACATTCCATATTtaacttaatatatagtacacattatatatattaatattactcATAGATACATATTGTTGTcgatttaatataaaatataatatcaatttacaaTAAAGAATCTAgatgtgatattttataaataattgatttgtatTCCTTGATTTCAGAGCTAGCTTCGTGGTTTCGGCTCAAGTATCCACACATCGCTCTAGGCGCTCTAGCATCATCAGCTCCGGTTCTTTATTTCGACAATATTACTCCACAAAATGGATATTACTCGATTGTAACCAAGGACTTTGAggtatttgtaaaaaaaaatataattaattctgtatattttataaagtattttttttttctaaatttgaaaaaaatcactAACTAATagtggtatatatatacattattttttcgTCAGGAGGTCAGCAAGAACTGCTACCAAACTATTAAAAACTCATGGGCTGAAATCGACAAAGTGGCATCAAAACCTAAAGGCCTCTCCATACTTAGTCAAAGATTCAAGACTTGCTCgtaatgttaattaatatgttctttttttattctttcaccagccaaaagtatttaattaaatatcactagaaaattatcaataataggaattataagtcaaaatttagtattttgttttttcaggCATTTGAATAATTCTGATGAGCTGAAGGATTTCTTGGACACAATGTACTCTGTAGCAGCTCAGTATAATCATCCGCCAACGTATCCGGTGACTGTTGTGTGTAAAGGGATCGACGGAGCTCCGGCAGGGACTGATGTCATTGGCCGGATTTTCGCCGGCGTCGTGTCTTACAGAGGGAATAGGACATGCTATGATACAAATGCCTATAATTATCCTAGCGAAACTAGCGTTGGATGGGAATGGCAAGTGAGTCAGCTATTCATccttccttttattttttgttctttattttttttttaatgaattatttgttttatatgtatCCAACGTGAAAAAATCTATTATTATAGTGTGGAATCACATATGTAGACAAAATATAGGTTGTGATGTTGATATTGGATTAGTGCGTgttatagaaagaaaattgtaagataaatagtaataaaagttGCTTGTAGCtgaaattaacttaattttgcttatttattatttgcaaGCACCCCCTTAAATGCCAACTATTTGAGTTTTTATAAGGAAcatttcatgatttttggAACTAccgaaataatatatattttttgagaataattatatttacacccttaATATATGATCCATTTATACAATTTACCGTTGTCAATTActatggtttttttttttttttttgaaaaattacacatatactaCTTGAAAAC includes the following:
- the LOC105170769 gene encoding lysosomal Pro-X carboxypeptidase, whose product is MTPSRVLLFQFYPLLLLPLLLQSVSHKIPRLSPHNKEALILRNPDDVISTSAISKDFKTHFYSQTLDHFNYAPQSYATFRQRYVVNSKYWGGPTSNSPIFAYLGAEAPLDEDQEVIGFLNDNAPHFKSLSVYIEHRFYGKSVPFGKMEDAMKNATLRGYFSSAQAIADYAEILLHVKHKFAAHYSPIIVVGGSYGGKLASWFRLKYPHIALGALASSAPVLYFDNITPQNGYYSIVTKDFEEVSKNCYQTIKNSWAEIDKVASKPKGLSILSQRFKTCSHLNNSDELKDFLDTMYSVAAQYNHPPTYPVTVVCKGIDGAPAGTDVIGRIFAGVVSYRGNRTCYDTNAYNYPSETSVGWEWQTCSEIVIPIGRGENDTMFPAAPFDLHEFAKSCKDFYGVPPRPHWITTYYGGHDIKLVLNRFGSNIIFSNGLRDPYSSGGVLEDLSESIVAVTTPKGSHCLDILYSAKTDPDWLILQRKREIEIIEGWLKTYYSDLQALKR